A window of Cryptomeria japonica chromosome 3, Sugi_1.0, whole genome shotgun sequence contains these coding sequences:
- the LOC131032689 gene encoding G-type lectin S-receptor-like serine/threonine-protein kinase SD2-5 — MACHFPIWLLGPVIVCSIAFQYLNANAQVQISSIIYLNSASCLGNAQQNILQSQNGRFALKFSRLGNQMQYLVIAYIQYNETIIWAANRNMPIDGKPCLKLGPHADLNLQDLNGTVLWSANVSQVDHVELLDSGNLVLQNIKNKTLWASFDYPTDTIIQGGYLGPGRALISYKSSDDLSAGPYMLKMEPGGVVLYGSFPTPLPYGVWTYNPLGVGSSSFANFALRSACNNTLLQYGSRGESISLEQEDGSLSTECKQETQGRSSSSRQIVTGDLIGNDFFRSKGNCECYDEVVFNQFQSNAGCIPRKYPVCGASNQFLKLEGVDYFANGYINPGSSSLEQCKQLCLSNCSCAAAFFWNNSQACYHYQEVKSLRRVSDQSILAFIKVGPGSLKEIDNKHKSNKIVLAAAVAGICIIIIIFSVLGFLVWRRKTKKSVKSKTEEDQFLENLPGLPPRFSYREMEEATDGFSRQLGAGAFGAVFEGKLPNGRKVAVKKLGNADQGHLQFRAEVATLGSINHVNLVRLYGFCADGTHRLLVYEYMSNVSLDRWLFQSPVDDSSSVLNWKRRYKIIHDTAQGLAFLHEKSRDRILHLDVKPQNILLDENFGAKLADFGLAKLMDRSQSRAFTHIRGTPGYLAPEWLLHASATDKSDVYSFGMVLLEIISGRKNLVLSMPEEVQFFPCWAIKMIEEGKIMEVIDPKLGVLVGSECEQTERVIKIAFWCIQENERERPSMSQVMLMLEGHIKVENPPLSLPFLSRTRARISAYLSELQTPSTTEATSSNAATLSMSLSAR, encoded by the exons ATGGCCTGTCATTTCCCTATCTGGCTGCTAGGGCCAGTCATAGTTTGCTCTATCGCATTTCAATATCTCAATGCTAATGCTCAAGTCCAAATCTCTTCTATCATCTATCTAAATTCTGCTAGTTGTTTAGGGAATGCCCAACAAAACATTTTGCAGAGCCAAAATGGGAGGTTTGCACTGAAATTCTCCAGACTCGGCAACCAAATGCAATACCTTGTCATAGCCTATATCCAATACAATGAGACGATCATATGGGCAGCCAATAGGAACATGCCCATTGATGGAAAACCATGTCTAAAGCTGGGACCCCACGCTGATTTAAATCTGCAAGATCTGAATGGGACTGTACTCTGGTCTGCCAATGTGAGCCAAGTAGACCACGTAGAGTTACTAGACTCTGGGAATCTGGTGTTGCAAAACATTAAGAATAAGACCTTGTGGGCTAGTTTTGATTATCCTACCGATACCATCATTCAAGGGGGATATCTAGGACCAGGAAGAGCCCTGATCTCATATAAGTCCTCTGATGACCTATCAGCAGGACCCTACATGCTCAAGATGGAGCCAGGGGGTGTTGTTCTGTACGGAAGCTTCCCAACCCCTCTTCCTTATGGAGTATGGACATACAATCCATTGGGTGTTGGGTCCTCAAGTTTTGCGAACTTTGCGTTGCGAAGTGCCTGCAATAACACCCTGTTACAGTATGGATCGAGAGGGGAGAGTATTAGCCTGGAACAAGAAGATGGCTCTCTGAGTACTGAGTGTAAGCAAGAAACACAAGGCCGGAGTTCCAGCTCAAGACAAATTGTCACCGGGGATCTCATTGGGAATGATTTTTTCCG CTCCAAAGGAAATTGTGAATGCTATGATGAAGTTGTCTTCAATCAATTTCAGTCCAACGCTGGATGCATTCCAAGAAAATATCCTGTATGTGGAGCTTCAAACCAGTTTTTGAAGCTTGAGGGAGTTGATTATTTTGCAAATGGATACATTAATCCAGGCTCATCTAGCCTTGAACAATGCAAACAATTGTGCCTGTCAAATTGTTCTTGTGCTGCTGCCTTCTTTTGGAATAATTCCCAGGCTTGTTATCATTATCAAGAGGTCAAATCCTTGAGGCGTGTCTCAGATCAGAGCATTCTGGCATTTATCAAGGTTGGCCCTGGTTCACTCAAGGAAATTGATAACAAACACAAGAGCAATAAAATAGTTTTGGCCGCTGCTGTAGCAGGaatttgcatcatcatcattattttttCAGTTTTGGGTTTCCTTGTATGGAGACGCAAAACAAAAAAATCAGTGAAATCCAAGACTGAGGAAGATCAATTTCTAGAGAATTTGCCAGGTTTGCCCCCAAGATTTTCATACAGAGAGATGGAAGAGGCTACAGATGGGTTCAGTAGGCAGCTTGGAGCAGGGGCTTTTGGAGCTGTATTCGAAGGAAAACTTCCAAACGGGAGAAAAGTTGCAGTGAAGAAACTTGGCAATGCAGATCAGGGACATTTGCAATTCCGCGCTGAAGTTGCAACCTTGGGAAGCATCAACCATGTAAATTTAGTAAGGCTCTATGGTTTCTGTGCAGATGGCACACACAGATTATTAGTATACGAGTACATGAGTAATGTTTCACTTGATCGTTGGTTGTTTCAAAGCCCTGTCGATGATTCTTCTTCAGTTCTAAATTGGAAACGGAGATATAAGATAATTCATGATACAGCTCAAGGATTGGCATTTTTGCATGAGAAATCAAGGGATAGAATCCTTCATTTGGATGTGAAGCCTCAAAACATTCTATTGGATGAGAACTTTGGAGCTAAACTTGCAGACTTTGGATTAGCCAAGTTAATGGATAGATCTCAAAGTCGTGCTTTTACTCATATCAGAGGTACTCCTGGGTATTTAGCCCCTGAGTGGTTGCTGCACGCATCTGCAACAGATAAGAGTGATGTATACAGTTTTGGAATGGTTTTGTTGGAAATCATCAGTGGAAGGAAAAATTTAGTCTTATCCATGCCTGAAGAAGTGCAATTTTTTCCTTGCTGGGCAATTAAGATGATTGAAGAAGGAAAAATCATGGAGGTGATTGATCCAAAACTGGGGGTCCTGGTTGGCAGTGAGTGTGAACAAACTGAAAGAGtgatcaaaattgcattttggtgCATTCAAGAGAACGAACGTGAAAGACCTTCAATGAGTCAAGTGATGCTGATGCTGGAAGGACACATAAAAGTTGAAAATCCACCACTTTCCCTGCCATTTTTATCAAGAACTCGAGCTAGAATTTCAGCATATTTATCAGAGTTACAAACCCCTTCAACAACAGAGGCCACATCAAGCAATGCTGCCACTTTGTCCATGTCTCTTTCTGCAAGGTGA